In Vicugna pacos chromosome 27, VicPac4, whole genome shotgun sequence, one DNA window encodes the following:
- the NMB gene encoding neuromedin-B, with protein sequence MTLQARGARLLGGLLLFALFAAGAVPLSWDLPEPRSRASKIRVHPRGNLWATGHFMGKKSLEPPSSSLLGTAPNISLRDQRLQLSHDLLRILLQKKALGMSLSGPAPHTQYRRLLVQMLQK encoded by the exons ATGACCCTGCAGGCGAGGGGCGCTCGGCTGCTCGGCGGCCTTCTGCTCTTTGCTCTGTTCGCAGCCGGCGCCGTCCCGCTCAGCTGGGATCTCCCAGAGCCCCGCAGCCGGGCCAGCAAGATCCGAGTGCACCCGCGGGGCAACCTCTGGGCCACCG GTCACTTCATGGGCAAGAAGAGTCTGGAGCCCCCCAGCTCATCCCTGCTGGGGACAGCTCCCAACATCTCCCTGAGGGATCAGAGACTGCAGCTGAGTCATGATCTGCTCAGAATCCTCCTGCAAAAGAAAGCTCTGGGCATGAGCCTCAGCGGCCCAGCACCTCACACCCAG TACAGGAGGTTGCTGGTGCAAATGCTGCAGAAGTGA